The Equus przewalskii isolate Varuska chromosome 8, EquPr2, whole genome shotgun sequence genome has a window encoding:
- the LOC103543411 gene encoding gasdermin-C-like, which produces MPSMFERTSKNITKEIGDKDLRPVESFLSATKIHQFSLLLKRKPRSQFWEQPEDPTEVSLMDILEPISSVPEPVKEGPFLLRDAAVLKLKAGVSVNSGVEVNVSGEATESYDDTLQYQIVTTPFPTWTELQKRKVLDPEPSFLKQCRETGVDLYVVTETVELLNSPVLQETSSGKSSGLFSLSWNTFFKGEGAGEHLKVREKELTLQKGMVMAYKRKQLVFSEEWLG; this is translated from the exons ATGCCCTCTATGTTTGAGAGAACTAGCAAGAATATCACCAAAGAGATTGGAGACAAAGATCTGAGGCCTGTCGAAAGCTTCTTGAGTGCCACCAAAATACATCAGTTTTCTTTATTACTGAAGAGGAAGCCTCGCTCACAGTTCTGGGAACAACCTGAAGATCCAACGGAAGTCTCCCTCATGGACATTCTCGAACCAATTTCTTCAGTCCCAG AGCCTGTTAAGGAAGGACCATTCCTCCTCCGTGATGCTGCAGTGCTGAAGCTGAAGGCTGGTGTGAGTGTGAATTCTGGGGTAGAAGTGAACGTGTCTGGGGAGGCTACTGAGTCCTATGATGACACCCTACAGTATCAGATTGTTACCACCCCATTCCCAACCTGGACAGAACTTCAAAAGAG gAAAGTGTTGGACCCAGAGCCATCATTTCTGAAGCAGTGCCGGGAAACAGGTGTGGACCTGTATGTGGTGACAGAGACAGTGGAACTGCTCAACAGTCCTGTGCTGCAGGAAACCAGCAGTGGGAAAAGTTCCGGACTATTTTCCCTCTCTTGGAATACTTTTTTCAAG GGTGAAGGAGCGGGAGAGCATCTcaaagtgagagagaaggagctgACTCTGCAGAAGGGCATGGTGATGGCCTATAAGAGGAAACAGCTGGTTTTCAGCGAAGAATGGCTGGGGTAA